The genomic interval ACGACGGTTTCTCGGCAGGGCTGGCCGATCTGCTCGACGCCCCGCTCTACTCGGCCGACGCGCGAGTGCACGGGCGATACCCGCGGGTGCGGATGGTGGGGGCGTAGGGGCCGGCAGATATTGCCGACAGCGTCGACAATATCGGGCGGGAGCATCGTGAAACAGGTGAAACGGTGTTGTGATAGACTGCGAATACATAAAGAGATAGGTATTGGGAGTCACCATGAACACCAAGACGTCATCGACACTTCGATACCTCGAGTCTCACGAGGTCTTCACTCTCGATGAGTTCCTGGCTGAGGTCGACCCCACTGTGGCGGAACGAACACGCTATCAGAATCTCCAGAACGCGGTGGCGCGAGAACAGGCCTACCGCCTGAAGAGGGGGTTGTACGCATCTAACCTTGGCGTGTACCGGGACCGGGTGCCCAACGTTCATCTCGTTGCTGCGAAGGCGGCGCCGGATGCCGTGCTTTCACATCACTCGGCTCTGGAAGCACACGGTGTTGCGCATACGCCGCTGCGTACCGTGTACTTCGCATCCGCGTTCAAGGTGAGTGGCTTTCAGGTACGAGGCTACCGGTTTCGCCGAGTTGCTTCTCCCGCGGTGTCAGACCCGGACGCTAGGCTTGACGAGTTCGTGACACGACTGAGGGCGGGGGAGGCCATCGTGAGTGCGACCACCAAAGAGCGGACGCTGGTCGACTGCGTGCACAATCTGCGTCTCGCGGGAGGACTCGAGGAACTGCTGCGCAGTCTCGGCGGCTTCACATCGATGTCGGCGACGCTCGTAGCGCGCTACGTCGACCTGCTGTCTTCACCGACTCTGACGGCTCGAGCGGGTTGGGTGCTGGAGCTCTTCGCGGATCGTTGGCACGTCGACGTGTCTGTGCTGAATCGTATGCAGGAGTCAGTTGGTCGGGGCACCTATCGGCTGCTCCCGAGCGCAATGGATCAGGAGTTTGTGTCCCGGTGGCGACTTTACGTGCCTGCCGACCTTCCGATAGACGAGTGGGTGCGAGGATGACGCGACCGATTCTCACGCTACCCATCGGCTTCGCACCTGCGGTTGTCGACAAGGTCGAGCGGATGCTGGAGGTGCTTTCGGCGCTCCGGGACGATCCGGTCTTGCGCGACGAGTTCGTGCTCCATGGCGGCACTGCCCTGAACATCTTCCATGCGCGTGCGCCGCGGCTCTCCGTTGATATCGACCTCATGTTCGTGGGGGCGATCGATGTGGGGAGAATGCAGGCCAAGCGGCCGGAGATCGATGGCCGATTCCGTGACGTAGTGAGTGCACTCGGGTATGCCGTCCAAGCGACGAACGATGAACACAGCGGTCAGACGTATCGCGTCAAATACCCTGGCGACTACCTCAAGGTCGACATCAGCTACCTTGGCCGCGTCGCCCTGCTCGAGCCCGAACTCCGTGTGTGCGGTTTCGCGGACCCCCAGATGGTCTTCCCCGTGCTGCGACTTGAGGAGCTGGCTGCCGGCAAGGTGAAGGCGATGATGGCGCGGATGGCCGCGCGGGACCTGTATGACCTATTTCGGTTGTCCAGCTCTCGCCCGCGCCTGTTCGATGACCCGCTCGCCCGCGCACTCGCGATTAGGGCACTGTGTGCGGCGGATCCGTTTCCATTCCTAAGGGATCCGGTTGTCGCAGTCGAGAGATTCCGCGACCAATCACCCGAGTTCACGGAGCCGCTCCTCGCGACGCTGCCAGCTGACGAGGCTCTGGACTACGGAGCGATGCTGGATGCGATCGTTCACTGGCTGACACCGCTGAGTTCGCTGTCCAGCGCAGAGGCGACGTTCATGGAGCACCTGGAGAAGCGCGCGGAGTACCACCCCGAGCTGCTCTTTGATGACTGGCCGACGGTACTCGAGCGCGCCGCTGTCGATCCGGTGATGGCGTGGAAGACCTTGAACCTTCAGAAGTGGTTGACTGACTCGGCGGGCCTCGACCGGCGCGGGCTGGTGAAGCGTCCGCGAGAGGAGCGCAACGCGATCATCCGCACGCAAGCCGAGTCCGTCGCCGACGAGTACAACCGCCAAATCGACCACGAATGGCTCGATGCCGACTTGGGGGAGCGGGACAACGCTGATGAATGAATCCCGACCGCGACGGAGCGAAGTCTGGTGGGTCGACCTTGTTGCGGCCCACCTGGGAAGGCGGGGTGGTTTGAAGCGCTCGTGCGACCTGCAAACGCCAAGATGCTTGTGCAAAGTAACAGCCAGCGGTATATTACACAAGTGAAATGGACAGTCTAGCCACTCAAAGGCCTGGAGAAGACGTCTCGACGTTCGTCGAGGAGCTTCAGGCAGCGGGCACGTACACGTTCTCCTTCGAGGACGTGCAGGCGATGCGCTCCGCGTCGGAGGTGGCAACCATGGCCGCGCTCAGGCGTCTCAAGCGGCGCGGTCGGATCGTGGTGCCTCGGCGCGGCTTCTATGTCATCGTGCCCACGGAGTACCGCGCGGCAGGATCACCGCCGCCCTCGTGGTTTGTCGACGATCTCATGAGCTTCCTTGGCC from Actinomycetota bacterium carries:
- a CDS encoding nucleotidyl transferase AbiEii/AbiGii toxin family protein, translating into MTRPILTLPIGFAPAVVDKVERMLEVLSALRDDPVLRDEFVLHGGTALNIFHARAPRLSVDIDLMFVGAIDVGRMQAKRPEIDGRFRDVVSALGYAVQATNDEHSGQTYRVKYPGDYLKVDISYLGRVALLEPELRVCGFADPQMVFPVLRLEELAAGKVKAMMARMAARDLYDLFRLSSSRPRLFDDPLARALAIRALCAADPFPFLRDPVVAVERFRDQSPEFTEPLLATLPADEALDYGAMLDAIVHWLTPLSSLSSAEATFMEHLEKRAEYHPELLFDDWPTVLERAAVDPVMAWKTLNLQKWLTDSAGLDRRGLVKRPREERNAIIRTQAESVADEYNRQIDHEWLDADLGERDNADE